In Variovorax sp. J2L1-78, the following are encoded in one genomic region:
- a CDS encoding Crp/Fnr family transcriptional regulator, protein MVHADRGRNAIRDRARAARPDELRNIPWLDALSATERRRTEVALVVGEAEPGDLVCRIGGSPTYWFGVVEGLLKMSNDNADGTSMTYSGLPPGGWFGEGTAMKREPYRYNIQALRRSVVAGLPIDDFHWLLDHSIGFNRFVMNQLNERLGQFIAAREADRQNNPDVRVARNLAALFNPVLFPGVGELLRITQQELAYLIGLSRQRVNEALRTLEAQGMIQVEYGGLRVLDLAALRSSALAPNSISPTSLPQDKKQ, encoded by the coding sequence ATGGTTCATGCCGATCGCGGTCGCAACGCCATCCGTGACCGCGCCCGCGCCGCGCGGCCGGACGAACTGCGCAACATTCCCTGGCTCGACGCCCTGAGCGCCACCGAGCGCCGCCGCACCGAGGTCGCCCTGGTGGTCGGCGAAGCGGAGCCAGGCGACCTGGTGTGCCGCATCGGCGGCTCGCCGACCTACTGGTTCGGCGTGGTCGAAGGCCTGCTCAAGATGAGCAACGACAACGCCGACGGCACCTCGATGACCTACAGCGGCCTGCCGCCCGGCGGCTGGTTCGGCGAAGGCACGGCGATGAAGCGCGAGCCCTATCGCTACAACATCCAGGCGTTGCGCCGCAGCGTGGTGGCCGGCCTGCCGATCGACGACTTCCACTGGCTGCTCGACCATTCCATCGGCTTCAACCGCTTCGTCATGAACCAGCTCAACGAGCGGTTGGGCCAGTTCATCGCCGCGCGCGAGGCCGACCGGCAGAACAACCCCGACGTGCGCGTGGCGCGCAACCTCGCGGCGCTGTTCAACCCGGTGCTGTTCCCGGGCGTGGGCGAGCTGCTGCGCATCACGCAGCAGGAGCTGGCCTACCTGATCGGTCTGTCGCGCCAGCGCGTGAACGAGGCGCTGCGCACGCTCGAAGCACAGGGCATGATCCAGGTCGAGTACGGCGGCCTGCGCGTGCTCGACCTCGCGGCCCTGCGCAGCAGCGCGCTCGCACCCAATTCCATCTCTCCCACCTCTCTTCCTCAGGACAAGAAGCAATGA
- a CDS encoding branched-chain amino acid ABC transporter permease, translated as MGFFLETLFGGLMVGMLYALVALGFVLIFKASGVFNFAQGAMVLFAALAMARFSEWFPQWFHFESKLLANVLGFVAAALCMVAVAWAVERFALRRLVNQEGITLLMATLGIANVLDGGGQLIFGSATYKIDIGMPKDPMLVLESAFEGGLLLNKEDLYAAVAAAALVALLTLFFQKTRTGRALRAVADDHQAAQSIGIPLGRIWVIVWSVGGLVALVAGIIWGSKLGVQYSISLVALKAFPVVILGGLTSVPGAILGGLIIGVGEKLSEIYLGPYVGGGIENWFAYVLALAVLLIRPQGLFGDKIIDRV; from the coding sequence ATGGGATTTTTTCTTGAGACCCTGTTCGGTGGCCTGATGGTCGGCATGCTGTACGCGCTGGTCGCGCTCGGCTTCGTGCTGATCTTCAAGGCCTCCGGCGTCTTCAACTTCGCGCAGGGCGCGATGGTGCTGTTCGCGGCGCTGGCGATGGCGCGCTTCTCGGAATGGTTCCCGCAGTGGTTCCATTTCGAGAGCAAGCTGCTGGCGAACGTGCTCGGCTTCGTCGCCGCCGCGCTGTGCATGGTGGCGGTGGCCTGGGCGGTCGAGCGCTTCGCGCTGCGGCGGCTGGTCAACCAGGAAGGCATCACGCTGCTGATGGCCACGCTGGGCATCGCCAACGTGCTCGACGGCGGCGGCCAGCTGATCTTCGGCAGCGCCACCTACAAGATCGACATCGGCATGCCGAAAGACCCGATGCTGGTGCTGGAGAGCGCTTTCGAGGGTGGCCTGCTGCTCAACAAGGAAGACCTGTATGCAGCGGTCGCTGCGGCGGCACTGGTCGCGCTGCTCACCCTCTTCTTCCAGAAGACGCGCACCGGCCGCGCGCTGCGGGCGGTGGCCGACGACCACCAGGCGGCGCAGTCGATCGGCATTCCGCTCGGGCGCATCTGGGTCATCGTGTGGTCGGTGGGCGGACTCGTGGCACTGGTCGCCGGGATCATCTGGGGCAGCAAGCTGGGCGTGCAGTACTCGATTTCGCTGGTGGCGCTGAAGGCCTTCCCGGTCGTGATCCTCGGCGGGCTCACCTCGGTGCCGGGCGCGATCCTGGGCGGGCTGATCATCGGCGTGGGCGAGAAGCTGTCGGAGATCTACCTCGGCCCGTATGTGGGTGGTGGCATTGAGAACTGGTTCGCCTACGTGCTCGCACTCGCCGTGCTGCTGATCCGGCCGCAGGGCCTGTTCGGCGACAAGATCATCGACCGCGTCTGA
- a CDS encoding branched-chain amino acid ABC transporter permease: MFYRENGQFKSSYRADLALFPIAQDRWAMLALMAICFVAVPMLVSDYAFRAVLIPFLILSLAAIGLNILVGYCGQISLGTGAFMAVGAYAAYNLQVRIDGMPLVLSILGGGVAAMALGVVFGIPSLRIRGLYLAVATLAAQFFIDWFTNRVKWVTNDSPSGSVGVRSLEMLGYEFSTPVQKYLLCLCFVVVFGMLAKNLVRGAIGREWMAMRDMDVAAAVIGIRPVYAKLTAFAVSSFIVGVAGALWGFVHLGAWEPAAFGIEKSFQLLFMIIIGGLGSIAGCFFGAAFIVLLPLLLNYVPHWLGLPISTATASHLEHMIFGALIVFFLIVEPHGLARLWSTARQKLRLWPFPH; encoded by the coding sequence ATGTTCTACAGAGAAAACGGTCAATTCAAAAGCAGCTACCGCGCGGACCTGGCGCTGTTCCCGATCGCGCAGGACCGCTGGGCGATGCTTGCGCTGATGGCGATCTGCTTCGTCGCGGTGCCGATGCTGGTGAGCGACTACGCCTTCCGCGCGGTGCTCATCCCCTTCCTCATCCTGTCGCTGGCGGCCATCGGCCTGAACATCCTGGTGGGCTATTGCGGCCAGATCTCGCTGGGCACCGGCGCCTTCATGGCGGTGGGCGCCTATGCGGCCTACAACCTGCAGGTGCGCATCGACGGCATGCCGCTGGTGCTGTCGATCCTCGGCGGCGGGGTGGCGGCGATGGCGCTGGGCGTGGTCTTCGGCATTCCGAGCCTGCGCATCCGCGGGCTGTACCTGGCGGTGGCGACGCTGGCCGCGCAGTTCTTCATCGACTGGTTCACCAACCGCGTGAAGTGGGTGACCAACGACTCGCCCTCGGGCTCGGTGGGCGTGCGTTCGCTGGAAATGCTGGGCTACGAGTTCAGCACGCCGGTGCAGAAGTACCTGCTGTGCCTGTGCTTCGTGGTGGTGTTCGGCATGCTGGCGAAGAACCTGGTGCGCGGGGCCATCGGCCGCGAATGGATGGCGATGCGCGACATGGACGTGGCGGCCGCCGTCATCGGCATCCGCCCGGTGTACGCCAAGCTCACGGCCTTCGCGGTCAGCAGCTTCATCGTCGGCGTGGCCGGTGCGCTGTGGGGCTTCGTGCACCTGGGCGCCTGGGAGCCGGCGGCCTTCGGCATCGAGAAGTCGTTCCAGCTGCTGTTCATGATCATCATCGGCGGGCTGGGGTCGATCGCCGGCTGCTTCTTCGGCGCGGCCTTCATCGTGCTGCTGCCCCTGCTGCTGAACTACGTGCCGCACTGGCTGGGCCTGCCGATCTCGACGGCGACGGCGTCGCACCTGGAACACATGATCTTCGGCGCGCTGATCGTGTTCTTCCTGATCGTCGAGCCGCACGGCCTGGCGCGGCTCTGGTCGACCGCGCGGCAGAAGCTGCGGCTGTGGCCCTTCCCTCACTGA
- a CDS encoding ABC transporter ATP-binding protein: MSDRKTGDVILDIQNISLSFGGVKALTDISFDVREHEVRAIIGPNGAGKSSMLNCINGVYQPQQGSITFRGQVFKHMNSRQVAQMGVARTFQNLALFKGMSALDNIMTGRNLQMKSGLLAQAFRNPFGWGSAEREELQQREFVERIIDFLEIQAFRKTPVGQLPYGLQKRVDLGRALAMEPQVLLLDEPMAGMNVEEKQDMSRFILDVNDEFGTTIVLIEHDMGVVMDISDRVVVLDYGKKIGDGTPDEVRNNEDVIRAYLGVEH; the protein is encoded by the coding sequence ATGAGCGACAGAAAGACCGGCGATGTCATCCTCGACATCCAGAACATCTCGCTGAGCTTCGGCGGCGTGAAGGCGTTGACGGACATCAGTTTCGACGTGCGCGAGCACGAGGTGCGCGCCATCATCGGCCCCAACGGCGCGGGCAAGAGCTCGATGCTCAACTGCATCAACGGCGTGTACCAGCCGCAGCAGGGTTCCATCACCTTCCGCGGGCAGGTCTTCAAGCACATGAACTCGCGCCAGGTCGCGCAGATGGGCGTGGCGCGCACCTTCCAGAACCTGGCGCTCTTCAAAGGCATGAGCGCGCTCGACAACATCATGACGGGCCGCAACCTGCAGATGAAGAGCGGCCTGCTGGCACAAGCCTTCCGCAATCCCTTCGGCTGGGGCTCGGCCGAGCGCGAGGAGCTGCAGCAGCGCGAATTCGTCGAACGCATCATCGACTTCCTCGAGATCCAGGCCTTTCGCAAGACGCCGGTCGGCCAGCTGCCCTACGGCCTGCAGAAGCGCGTCGACCTCGGCCGCGCGCTGGCGATGGAGCCGCAAGTGTTGCTGCTCGACGAGCCGATGGCCGGCATGAACGTGGAGGAGAAGCAGGACATGAGCCGCTTCATCCTCGACGTGAACGACGAGTTCGGCACGACCATCGTCCTGATCGAGCACGACATGGGCGTGGTGATGGACATCTCCGACCGCGTGGTGGTGCTCGACTACGGCAAGAAGATCGGCGACGGCACCCCGGACGAAGTCCGCAACAACGAAGACGTGATCCGGGCGTACCTCGGCGTGGAACATTGA
- a CDS encoding ABC transporter substrate-binding protein: protein MQFRNLARTAALAAAGLSMVVAGTLAQAQPAEQFVPLLVYRTGQFAPLGIPWADGKQDYLKLVNARDGGVNGVKLTFEECEFAYDAAKGVECYERLKGKGTGASGFDTQSTGVTFAVSDKAIVDKIPVETTGYGLSQSADGTVFEWNFPLLGTYWTAADVMMQDIAKKEKGNLKGKKIALVYHDSPYGKEPIALLQKRAAAQGFELALFPVTPPGVEQKSVWLQIRQQKPDYVLFWSAGVMTPAGIREAQASGYPREKIYAVWWAGSDHDVKDIGAGAKGYNAITIHNSAAKDKVHDELKKAVYDKGQGTGPADSIGSLAHTRGMMISMLQVEAIRAAQEKYGKGKSLTPEQVRWGFENLNLSADKLKALGFGEIMRPVKTSCANHMGDDWARIVQWDGGKWEIKSDWYQSDKSFIDPLVKEYAAKYAKDKNIKPRTC from the coding sequence ATGCAATTCAGGAATCTCGCACGCACCGCGGCACTCGCCGCCGCGGGGCTTTCGATGGTCGTCGCGGGCACGCTCGCGCAGGCCCAGCCGGCCGAGCAGTTCGTGCCGCTCTTGGTCTACCGCACCGGCCAGTTCGCACCGCTGGGCATCCCATGGGCCGACGGCAAGCAGGACTACCTCAAGCTGGTGAACGCGCGCGACGGCGGTGTCAACGGCGTCAAGCTGACTTTCGAGGAATGCGAATTCGCCTACGACGCGGCCAAGGGCGTGGAGTGCTACGAACGCCTGAAGGGCAAGGGCACGGGCGCCTCGGGCTTCGACACGCAGTCGACCGGCGTGACCTTCGCGGTGAGCGACAAGGCCATCGTCGACAAGATCCCGGTGGAGACGACCGGCTACGGCCTCTCGCAATCGGCCGACGGCACGGTGTTCGAGTGGAACTTCCCGCTGCTGGGCACCTACTGGACGGCCGCCGACGTGATGATGCAGGACATCGCCAAGAAGGAGAAAGGCAACCTCAAGGGCAAGAAGATCGCGCTGGTCTACCACGACTCACCCTACGGCAAGGAGCCGATCGCACTGCTGCAGAAGCGCGCCGCGGCGCAGGGCTTCGAGCTGGCGCTGTTCCCGGTCACGCCGCCCGGCGTGGAGCAGAAGTCGGTGTGGCTGCAGATCCGCCAGCAGAAGCCCGACTACGTGCTGTTCTGGTCGGCCGGCGTGATGACGCCTGCCGGCATCCGCGAGGCGCAGGCCAGCGGCTACCCGCGCGAGAAGATCTATGCGGTGTGGTGGGCCGGCTCCGACCACGACGTGAAGGACATCGGCGCCGGTGCCAAGGGCTACAACGCCATCACCATCCACAACAGTGCGGCCAAGGACAAGGTGCACGACGAACTCAAGAAGGCCGTGTACGACAAGGGCCAGGGCACCGGTCCGGCCGACAGCATCGGCTCGCTGGCCCACACCCGCGGGATGATGATCTCGATGCTGCAGGTGGAAGCCATCCGCGCTGCGCAGGAGAAGTACGGCAAGGGCAAGTCGCTCACGCCCGAACAGGTGCGTTGGGGCTTCGAGAACCTGAACCTCTCGGCCGACAAGCTCAAGGCCCTGGGCTTCGGCGAGATCATGCGGCCGGTGAAGACCTCGTGCGCCAACCACATGGGCGACGACTGGGCGCGCATCGTCCAGTGGGACGGCGGCAAGTGGGAGATCAAGTCCGATTGGTACCAGTCCGACAAAAGCTTCATCGACCCGCTGGTGAAGGAGTACGCCGCCAAGTACGCCAAGGACAAGAACATCAAGCCGCGCACCTGCTGA
- a CDS encoding AMP-dependent synthetase/ligase yields MNTRTPVPPAADTFPRLLLAHAAQQPDAPAVREKDLGIWQTWSWADTAQAVREMACGLASLGFKPFDNLAIVGANRPHLYMAVVAAQSLRGVPVPLYQDAVAAEMVFMLNDASIEFVIAEDQEQVDKLLECRELQLAQGQAHAIRHIIYDDPRGLRHYTQPGLMSFEQLRERGRAFEALNRGFYDAAVASGVSSDVGVILYTSGTTGRPKGVCQTHASFIAAGHGGVVTDKLGPGDNIMSYLPMAWVGDHLFSVAQWLVGGFTLNCPESAATVMNDMREIGPSYYFGPPRTFEGLLTAVSIRMEDAAAPKRWLYAKCMALAQRVGADILNGAPVSAFDRFKYALGDLLVYGPLRNVLGMSRIRVAYTAGAAIGPDLFRFYRSIGVNLKQFYGQTETCAYVCLQQDGKVKLQTVGTAAPGMELRIADNGEVLVRGVSVLKEYYKRPDATAEVLDADGYFHTGDAGVLDSEGHLRIIDRAKDVGRMHGGAMFAPNYIENKLKFFPQIKEAVCFGDARDQVCAFINIDYEAVGNWAERRGLAYGGYVDLAGKPEVLTLIADCVQKVNADLAAETGMADTQIARFLVLHKELDPDDDEMTRTRKVRRGFVAQKYAVLVDALYGGKAEQFIETQVKFEDGRTGSVSATLTIVDAKRYPAVKAAA; encoded by the coding sequence GTGAACACTCGCACACCGGTCCCCCCCGCCGCCGACACCTTCCCTCGCCTGCTGCTCGCCCACGCGGCGCAGCAGCCCGACGCGCCCGCGGTGCGCGAAAAAGACCTCGGCATCTGGCAGACCTGGAGCTGGGCCGACACGGCACAGGCCGTGCGCGAGATGGCCTGCGGCCTGGCGAGCCTGGGCTTCAAGCCTTTCGACAACCTGGCCATCGTCGGCGCCAACCGGCCGCACCTGTACATGGCCGTCGTCGCGGCGCAGAGCCTGCGCGGCGTGCCGGTGCCGCTCTACCAGGATGCGGTCGCGGCCGAGATGGTCTTCATGCTGAACGATGCATCGATCGAATTCGTGATCGCCGAAGACCAGGAGCAGGTCGACAAGCTGCTCGAGTGCCGCGAGCTGCAGCTGGCGCAGGGCCAGGCCCACGCCATCCGCCACATCATCTACGACGACCCGCGCGGCCTGCGCCACTACACGCAGCCGGGGCTGATGAGCTTCGAGCAGCTGCGCGAACGCGGGCGCGCCTTCGAGGCCCTGAACCGTGGCTTCTACGACGCGGCCGTGGCCAGCGGCGTCAGCAGCGACGTCGGGGTGATCCTCTACACCTCGGGCACCACCGGCCGGCCCAAGGGCGTGTGCCAGACGCATGCGAGCTTCATCGCCGCGGGCCACGGCGGCGTGGTCACCGACAAGCTCGGGCCGGGCGACAACATCATGAGCTACCTGCCGATGGCGTGGGTGGGCGACCACCTGTTCTCGGTGGCGCAGTGGTTGGTCGGTGGCTTCACGCTCAACTGCCCCGAGTCGGCGGCGACGGTGATGAACGACATGCGCGAGATCGGCCCGAGCTACTACTTCGGCCCGCCGCGCACCTTCGAAGGCCTGCTGACGGCCGTGTCGATCCGCATGGAAGACGCCGCCGCGCCCAAGCGCTGGCTCTATGCCAAGTGCATGGCGCTGGCCCAGCGCGTGGGCGCCGACATCCTCAACGGCGCGCCGGTGAGCGCCTTCGACCGCTTCAAGTACGCGCTGGGCGACCTGCTGGTGTACGGGCCGCTGCGCAACGTGCTGGGCATGAGCCGCATCCGCGTGGCCTACACCGCGGGCGCGGCCATCGGGCCGGACCTGTTCCGCTTCTACCGCTCGATCGGCGTCAACCTCAAGCAGTTCTACGGCCAGACCGAGACCTGTGCCTACGTCTGCCTGCAGCAGGACGGCAAGGTCAAGCTGCAGACAGTGGGCACCGCGGCGCCGGGCATGGAACTGCGCATCGCCGACAACGGCGAGGTGCTGGTGCGCGGCGTGTCGGTGCTCAAGGAGTACTACAAGCGCCCCGACGCCACGGCCGAAGTGCTCGATGCCGACGGCTACTTCCACACCGGCGACGCCGGCGTGCTCGACAGCGAGGGCCACCTGCGCATCATCGACCGCGCGAAGGACGTGGGCCGCATGCACGGCGGCGCGATGTTCGCGCCCAACTACATCGAGAACAAGCTGAAGTTCTTCCCGCAGATCAAGGAGGCCGTGTGCTTCGGCGACGCACGCGACCAGGTCTGCGCCTTCATCAACATCGACTACGAAGCGGTCGGCAACTGGGCCGAGCGGCGCGGCCTGGCCTACGGTGGCTACGTCGACCTGGCGGGCAAGCCGGAGGTGCTGACGCTGATCGCCGACTGCGTGCAGAAGGTGAACGCCGACCTGGCCGCCGAAACCGGCATGGCCGACACGCAGATCGCGCGCTTCCTGGTGCTGCACAAGGAGCTCGACCCCGACGACGACGAGATGACCCGCACGCGCAAGGTGCGGCGTGGCTTCGTCGCGCAGAAGTACGCGGTGCTGGTGGATGCGCTGTACGGCGGCAAGGCCGAGCAGTTCATCGAGACGCAGGTGAAGTTCGAGGACGGCCGCACGGGCTCGGTCAGCGCGACGCTGACGATCGTCGATGCGAAGCGTTATCCGGCAGTGAAGGCGGCGGCATGA